The following coding sequences are from one Eleginops maclovinus isolate JMC-PN-2008 ecotype Puerto Natales chromosome 13, JC_Emac_rtc_rv5, whole genome shotgun sequence window:
- the LOC134875153 gene encoding G1/S-specific cyclin-E2-like isoform X1 has translation MPRRSGRLQNRFENAPGQKGKVTKQSNRKKIQPPSKLQCEKNYTVLECVAEPCVLIKAAVKGVDCEAVLTSTYTLVQPSPLPPLGWGSPEDVWVKMVGREQNYRHSKSFMQKHPALQPRMRSILLDWLIEVSEAYILHRQTFYLAQDYFDRFMLTQENIEKNMLQLIGITCLFIASKMEEACPPKLSQMAYVTAGTYYEEEILQMELIILKALRWNLCPETAVSWLKLYFQMASMTTNSDLLESQFPQEAYVQMTRLLDLCMLNINSLDFEYRVLAASVLSHFINQETVEKVSGLCTHSLQQCVSWMAPSVEAVGFCGTAALRDFVRIKKEDRHNIQTHLDYMTMLQGVSQNEVNGQFLTPPSSTEKSCSY, from the exons ATGCCTAGACGAAG tgGTCGCTTGCAGAACAGATTTGAAAACGCTCCAGGGCAGAAAGGCAAAGTAACTAAG caaagcaacagaaaaaagaTCCAGCCCCCGTCAAAGCTGCAGTGTGAGAAG AATTATACAGTACTTGAGTGTGTAGCTGAGCCTTGTGTTCTCATCAAAGCTGCTGTGAAGGGAGTCGACTGTGAGGCAGTTCTCACTTCCACATATACACTTGTTCAGCCGtcccctctgcctcctcttgg ATGGGGATCTCCTGAAGATGTGTGGGTGAAGATGGTGGGCAGGGAGCAGAATTACAGACACAGCAAGAGCTTCATGCAGAAACACCCCGCATTACAACCCAGAATGAGATCGATACTCCTTGACTGGTTAATTGAG GTGAGTGAGGCCTACATTCTCCACAGGCAGACGTTCTACCTGGCTCAGGATTACTTTGACCGCTTCATGTTGACGCAGGAGAACATTGAGAAGAACATGCTGCAGCTCATCGGGATAACCTGTCTGTTTATAGCATCCAAGATGGAG GAAGCCTGTCCCCCCAAGCTCTCACAGATGGCCTATGTGACTGCAGGGACTTACTATGAAGAGGAGATCCTGCAGATGGAGCTCATCATTTTGAAG GCACTGAGGTGGAACCTGTGTCCTGAAACAGCCGTCTCCTGGCTGAAGCTTTACTTCCAGATGGCATCGATGACCACAAACTCTGACCTGCTGGAGTCGCAGTTTCCACAGGAGGCTTACGTGCAAATGACACGG cTTTTAGACTTGTGTATGCTCAACATAAACTCTCTGGACTTTGAGTATCGAGTGTTGGCTGCCTCGGTGCTGAGCCATTTCATTAATCAAGAAACAGTGGAGAAAGTTTCAG GTCTGTGTACACACtccctgcagcagtgtgtgagctgGATGGCCCCCTCTGTGGAGGCAGTTGGCTTTTGTGGCACAGCGGCACTGAGAGACTTTGtaagaataaagaaagaagacagacaCAACATCCAGACGCACCTGGACTACATGACCATGCTG CAGGGCGTCAGTCAGAACGAAGTGAACGGCCAGTTCCTCACTCCTCCCAGCAGCACGGAGAAAAGCTGCTCATACTGA
- the LOC134875153 gene encoding G1/S-specific cyclin-E2-like isoform X2: MPRRSGRLQNRFENAPGQKGKVTKQSNRKKIQPPSKLQCEKNYTVLECVAEPCVLIKAAVKGVDCEAVLTSTYTLVQPSPLPPLGWGSPEDVWVKMVGREQNYRHSKSFMQKHPALQPRMRSILLDWLIEENIEKNMLQLIGITCLFIASKMEEACPPKLSQMAYVTAGTYYEEEILQMELIILKALRWNLCPETAVSWLKLYFQMASMTTNSDLLESQFPQEAYVQMTRLLDLCMLNINSLDFEYRVLAASVLSHFINQETVEKVSGLCTHSLQQCVSWMAPSVEAVGFCGTAALRDFVRIKKEDRHNIQTHLDYMTMLQGVSQNEVNGQFLTPPSSTEKSCSY, translated from the exons ATGCCTAGACGAAG tgGTCGCTTGCAGAACAGATTTGAAAACGCTCCAGGGCAGAAAGGCAAAGTAACTAAG caaagcaacagaaaaaagaTCCAGCCCCCGTCAAAGCTGCAGTGTGAGAAG AATTATACAGTACTTGAGTGTGTAGCTGAGCCTTGTGTTCTCATCAAAGCTGCTGTGAAGGGAGTCGACTGTGAGGCAGTTCTCACTTCCACATATACACTTGTTCAGCCGtcccctctgcctcctcttgg ATGGGGATCTCCTGAAGATGTGTGGGTGAAGATGGTGGGCAGGGAGCAGAATTACAGACACAGCAAGAGCTTCATGCAGAAACACCCCGCATTACAACCCAGAATGAGATCGATACTCCTTGACTGGTTAATTGAG GAGAACATTGAGAAGAACATGCTGCAGCTCATCGGGATAACCTGTCTGTTTATAGCATCCAAGATGGAG GAAGCCTGTCCCCCCAAGCTCTCACAGATGGCCTATGTGACTGCAGGGACTTACTATGAAGAGGAGATCCTGCAGATGGAGCTCATCATTTTGAAG GCACTGAGGTGGAACCTGTGTCCTGAAACAGCCGTCTCCTGGCTGAAGCTTTACTTCCAGATGGCATCGATGACCACAAACTCTGACCTGCTGGAGTCGCAGTTTCCACAGGAGGCTTACGTGCAAATGACACGG cTTTTAGACTTGTGTATGCTCAACATAAACTCTCTGGACTTTGAGTATCGAGTGTTGGCTGCCTCGGTGCTGAGCCATTTCATTAATCAAGAAACAGTGGAGAAAGTTTCAG GTCTGTGTACACACtccctgcagcagtgtgtgagctgGATGGCCCCCTCTGTGGAGGCAGTTGGCTTTTGTGGCACAGCGGCACTGAGAGACTTTGtaagaataaagaaagaagacagacaCAACATCCAGACGCACCTGGACTACATGACCATGCTG CAGGGCGTCAGTCAGAACGAAGTGAACGGCCAGTTCCTCACTCCTCCCAGCAGCACGGAGAAAAGCTGCTCATACTGA